TCGACCGCTTTACCCAGTTGACTGAGCCTGTGATTCAGGCTTTCGAATTGTTGCTTCATGTATTTTAATTCGGCGCTTTCGTCTTCCTTTGATTGGGCATTTAGAATTGCACCCAACCCAATCAAAATGATTACGGTCAAAAAGATAATTAATAATTTCTGTTTCATAATTCCTGCCTCCAATGTTTTAATGATTGTTCTGTCTGTAATATGTCGATATTTAAATTATACCCTAAATATTTAAACTTGACATACTTAACATGTATCGATATATTTAACGTAATACTAAAAAAATTCGATAGACTTAATATGGTAACAGTAACCGTTTCTCCAAAATATCAAGTTGTAATACCTCGAGCAATTCGTGATCAATTAAATATAAAAGTTGGCCAAAAACTTCAACTCATTTCTTATCAAAATAGGATTGAATTTATCCCATTGAGAAATATAAAGGATATGAAGGGCTTTCTCAAAGGAATAGATACAACA
The candidate division KSB1 bacterium genome window above contains:
- a CDS encoding AbrB/MazE/SpoVT family DNA-binding domain-containing protein, giving the protein MVTVTVSPKYQVVIPRAIRDQLNIKVGQKLQLISYQNRIEFIPLRNIKDMKGFLKGIDTTIKREKDRI